Proteins encoded together in one Ammospiza nelsoni isolate bAmmNel1 chromosome Z, bAmmNel1.pri, whole genome shotgun sequence window:
- the LOC132086928 gene encoding ketosamine-3-kinase-like, translated as MEDALKGALGTTLLRPTGHTGSGCISQGRSYDTDQGRLFVKTNFQSEARRMFEGEMASLEAILKTKTIKVPQPMKIFDLTGGITAFVMEHLDMRSLNRHSALLGSQLADLHLTNQKLGEKLKKEGSIVGKGQGQSELQFVDQFGFHTVTCCGYLPQVNDWQSDWVTFFARQRIQPQMDMIEKKSGDKEARELWSQLQLKIPSFFTGVEIVPALLHGDLWGGNVAEDESGPIIFDPASFYGHSEYELAIAGMFGGFSSSFYSAYHSKIPRAAGFEKRLKLYQLFHYMNHWNHFGTGYRGSSLNIMRNLVK; from the exons ATGGAGGACGCGCTGAAAGGAGCGCTCGGCACGACGCTGCTGCGCCCGACCGGGCACACGGGGAGCGGCTGCATCAGCCAGGGCCGCAGCTACGACACGGACCAGGGCCGGCTGTTCGTGAAGACCAACTTCCAGTCGGAG GCCAGAAGAATGTTTGAGGGAGAAATGGCAAGCCTGGAAGCCATCCTGAAAACAAAGACAATAAAAGTGCCTCAACCCATGAAAATCTTTGACCTCACTGGGGGCATTACTGCGTTTGTGATGGAGCATTTGGACATGCGAAGCCTGAACAG acactcagcactgcttggaAGTCAGCTGGCTGATCTTCACCTTACTAACCAGAAACTTGGAGAGAAGCTGAAGAAAGAAGGGAGCATAGTTG GTAAAGGTCAAGGGCAATCAGAACTCCAGTTTGTGGACCAGTTTGGCTTTCATACAGTTACCTGCTGTGGGTATCTTCCACAG GTGAACGACTGGCAGAGCGACTGGGTGACCTTCTTTGCTAGACAGAGGATCCAGCCCCAGATGGACATGATTGAAAAGAAATCAGGTGACAAAGAAGCAAGAGAACTTTGGTCACAGCTTCAG CTGAAGATACCCAGTTTTTTCACTGGTGTGGAAATCGTTCCTGCCCTCCTGCATGGGGATCTCTGGGGAGGAAACGTAGCTGAGGATGAATCTGGTCCAATTATCTTTGATCCAGCTTCTTTCTACGGCCATTCAGAGTACGAGCTTGCAATAGCTGGCATGTTTGGTGGCTTCAGCAGTTCTTTCTATTCTGCTTATCACAGTAAaatccccagagctgcagggtttGAGAAGCGCCTGAAGCTTTACCAGCTGTTCCACTACATGAACCACTGGAACCATTTTGGGACAGGCTACAGAGGCTCTTCATTAAACATTATGAGAAACCTTGTAAAGTAA